From the genome of Eucalyptus grandis isolate ANBG69807.140 chromosome 2, ASM1654582v1, whole genome shotgun sequence, one region includes:
- the LOC104432684 gene encoding ras-related protein Rab2BV: MANRVDHEYDYLFKIVLIGDSGVGKSNILSRFTRNEFCLESKSTIGVEFATRTLQVEGKTVKAQIWDTAGQERYRAITSAYYRGAVGALLVYDITKRQTFDNVQRWLRELRDHADSNIVIMMAGNKSDLNHLRAVPGDDGQALAEKEGLSFLETSALDATNIEKAFQTILTEIYHIISKKALAAQEAAATTLPGQGTTINVADATGNANKRGCCST; this comes from the exons ATGGCGAACCGGGTGGATCACGAGTACGATTACCTGTTCAAGATCGTCTTGATCGGGGACTCCGGCGTCGGCAAATCGAACATCCTCTCGAGGTTCACGAGGAACGAGTTCTGCCTGGAATCTAAGTCCACCATCGGCGTTGAGTTCGCGACGAGAACCCTGCAG GTTGAGGGAAAGACTGTCAAGGCACAAATATGGGACACTGCTGGTCAAGAGCGATATCGAGCCATTACCAGTGCATACTACAGGGGAGCAGTGGGTGCTTTGCTAGTTTATGACATAACAAAGAGGCAAACCTTTGACAATGTCCAGAGGTGGCTTCGGGAGCTGAGGGACCATGCAGATTCTAACATAGTTATTATGATGGCTGGGAACAAGTCTGATTTGAACCACCTAAGAGCTGTCCCGGGGGACGATGGTCAAGCCCTGGCTGAGAAGGAGGGTCTTTCATTTCTTGAGACTTCAGCATTGGACGCAACAAACATTGAGAAGGCGTTTCAGACAATTTTGACAGAGATCTACCACATCATAAGCAAAAAGGCATTGGCAGCTCAGGAAGCTGCTGCTACTACGCTTCCTGGTCAAGGGACCACAATTAATGTCGCTGATGCCACAGGGAATGCCAACAAGAGAGGCTGTTGTTCTACTTAA
- the LOC104432686 gene encoding metal tolerance protein B — MEDVADSVKGKANEVEIEISSVSGAIHDHPTPPRPCDLVCAFSNLENDEEASNRRSKSLTKLCGLMIVYMIVMFVEVVGGIKANSLAVLADAGHLLTDIVGLSVSLFAVWASSWKATSQYSFAFNRLEVLGALLSVQLIWLVSGLLLYEAVDRIRHESEMVNGKLMFYIAAFGFIVNFIMVTWLGHDHSHHGCDHADHHHHHHHHHHHRHDDEGEEEELRALAAKEDHETNLSVSTPSAKAKILNINLQGAYLHVMADLIQSVGVMIAGAIIWVAPQWKVLDLMSTLIFSVLVLCTTLSLLKNVFCVLMEGTPRGIDVESLEDGLKRIEGVHDVHDLHVWAITPDKIALSCHVVAESGVSSGKMVQSIRVYCERTYSIHHVTVQVE; from the coding sequence ATGGAGGACGTGGCAGATTCTGTCAAGGGAAAAGCTAATGAAGTGGAAATTGAGATTTCATCTGTTTCTGGAGCTATTCATGACCATCCAACTCCTCCGCGACCTTGTGATCTTGTCTGTGCATTTTCCAATctagaaaatgatgaagaagcaTCTAATCGCCGATCAAAGTCATTGACAAAACTTTGTGGACTAATGATTGTATACATGATAGTTATGTTCGTCGAGGTCGTCGGTGGCATCAAAGCCAACAGTCTTGCAGTTCTCGCCGATGCAGGTCACCTGCTCACTGATATCGTCGGGTTATCAGTCTCTCTTTTTGCAGTGTGGGCATCTAGTTGGAAGGCAACATCACAGTATTCTTTTGCATTTAACCGCCTAGAAGTTTTGGGTGCACTTCTTTCAGTGCAACTTATCTGGCTGGTTTCTGGTCTCCTACTATACGAAGCAGTTGACAGAATTCGTCACGAATCTGAGATGGTGAATGGAAAGCTCATGTTCTATATTGCAGCATTTGGATTTATAGTAAACTTTATCATGGTCACGTGGCTTGGACATGATCATTCGCATCATGGATGTGATCATgctgatcatcatcatcaccatcatcatcatcatcatcatcgacATGATGATGAGGGCGAGGAAGAGGAATTGCGTGCATTAGCTGCTAAAGAGGACCACGAAACAAATCTTTCAGTCTCCACTCCCTCAGCAAAGGCCAAGATTCTGAATATAAACCTTCAGGGGGCCTACTTGCATGTCATGGCTGACCTCATTCAATCGGTCGGGGTGATGATTGCAGGAGCCATCATATGGGTGGCACCACAATGGAAAGTGTTGGATTTGATGTCCACTCTAATTTTCTCTGTTCTTGTTCTTTGCACTACTCTGTCCTTGCTTAAGAATGTATTTTGTGTTTTAATGGAGGGAACACCCAGGGGAATTGATGTCGAGAGTCTCGAGGATGGTTTGAAGCGCATAGAAGGAGTTCACGACGTTCATGACCTACATGTATGGGCGATAACACCTGACAAGATTGCCTTGTCTTGCCATGTTGTGGCCGAGTCCGGGGTTAGCTCTGGCAAGATGGTTCAGAGCATCAGGGTGTATTGTGAAAGAACTTACAGTATTCATCATGTCACTGTACAGGTGGAATAG
- the LOC104432687 gene encoding serine/threonine-protein phosphatase PP1 isozyme 2 gives MARQGQGAPLEKAALDDILKRLLDFRNARACKQVQLTEVEIRQLCVASRDIFLSQPNLLELEAPIKICGDIHGQYSDLLRLFEYGGFPPTANYLFLGDYVDRGKQSLETICLLLAYKIKYPENFFLLRGNHECASINRIYGFYDECKRRFNVKLWRTFTECFNCLPVAALIDDKILCMHGGLSPDLTHLDQIRNLPRPTDVPDSGLLCDLLWSDPDRDVKGWGMNDRGVSYTFGPDRVSEFLTKHDMDLVCRAHQVVEDGYEFFADRQLVTIFSAPNYCGEFDNAGAMMSVDESLMCSFQILKPADKKAKFL, from the exons ATGGCGAGGCAAGGTCAAGGGGCGCCGTTGGAGAAGGCAGCGCTGGACGACATCCTAAAGAGGTTGTTGGATTTCAGGAACGCCAGGGCGTGCAAGCAGGTCCAGCTCACCGAGGTCGAGATCCGCCAGCTCTGCGTGGCCTCCCGCGATATCTTCCTCTCGCAGCCCAATCTGCTCGAGCTCGAAGCTCCCATCAAGATCTGCG GTGACATTCATGGGCAGTATTCTGATCTTTTGAGACTTTTTGAGTATGGAGGTTTCCCTCCTACTGCCAACTATCTATTTCTGGGAGATTACGTGGATCGTGGCAAGCAAAGTCTGGAGACAATCTGCCTTCTGCTTGCCTACAAAATTAAATACCCTgagaatttcttccttttacGAGGAAATCATGAGTGTGCATCAATTAATCGGATATATGGGTTTTATGATGAATGTAAACGCCGCTTCAATGTTAAACTTTGGAGGACGTTTACTGAATGTTTCAACTGTCTTCCAGTAGCCGCTCTCATAGATGACAAGATATTATGCATGCATGGTGGCCTTTCCCCTGATTTGACTCATTTAGATCAAATTAGAAACTTGCCACGCCCAACTGATGTTCCAGATTCGGGTCTACTATGTGATTTACTTTGGTCAGATCCTGATAGAGATGTCAAAGGCTGGGGAATGAATGACCGAGGTGTCTCATATACCTTTGGCCCAGATAGAGTGTCTGAATTCTTGACAAAGCATGATATGGACCTTGTTTGTCGTGCCCACCAG GTTGTTGAAGATGGGTATGAATTCTTTGCTGATAGACAACTGGTGACCATATTCTCTGCTCCCAATTATTGTGGTGAATTTGACAATGCCGGTGCAATGATGAGTGTGGATGAAAGCTTAATGTGCTCGTTTCAAATTCTTAAACCTGCTGATAAAAAAGCTAAATTCCTCTga